From the Daucus carota subsp. sativus chromosome 8, DH1 v3.0, whole genome shotgun sequence genome, one window contains:
- the LOC108198402 gene encoding pathogenesis-related protein PR-4 codes for MKRESSFAVFLVICLVAKAAAQQAGSVRATYNLYEPKKIGWDYLAASVYCATWDANKPLAFRQQYGWSAFCGPAGPLGQESCGKCLRVTNTRTNAQEIVRIVDQCSNGGLDLDVGVFRRLDTDGVGNQQGFLTVNYEFVNCGDLIHALSSTLLQINNLYYTIIISQHFLNMGIIYNPRF; via the exons ATGAAGAGGGAGAGCTCCTTTGCTGTTTTCTTGGTGATTTGCCTTGTGGCTAAAGCGGCTGCTCAGCAAGCAGGCAGTGTGAGAGCCACTTACAATTTGTACGAGCCCAAAAAAATTGGCTGGGATTATCTTGCTGCTAGCGTTTACTGCGCAACCTGGGATGCGAATAAGCCCCTGGCTTTTAGGCAGCAGTATGGTTGGAGTGCCTTCTGTGGCCCTGCCGGACCTCTTGGCCAAGAATCCTGTGGCAAGTGCTTACGG GTTACTAATACGAGGACAAACGCTCAAGAAATTGTTAGAATCGTTGATCAATGCAGTAATGGTGGCCTGGATTTGGATGTCGGGGTGTTTAGGCGATTGGATACCGATGGAGTTGGCAATCAGCAGGGCTTTTTGACTGTCAACTACGAGTTTGTCAACTGTGGAGATTTAATTCATGCACTATCTTCGACATTGCTGCAGATcaataatctatactatactataattataagtcaacattttttaaacatgggtataatttataatccaaggttttaa
- the LOC108197314 gene encoding putative rRNA 2'-O-methyltransferase fibrillarin 3 — MDDKLTSKLRENRRRVEENYMKNRFCRPDIFKHKADGTAVDEDTSKPGNKRKAPSPAPFLKYYFLFEFASGYALFEVHGMHKFHDEWFKVYDKFTEFRVAEKYINSNPFILIAFYRFSSPADALIQMKAICNSTVTKELKGFIVNSLSELISGYRLAISNALLAHNIYKATGKLIICGQVIQHVMRGLRVKFDKFIVGLELGDLKMARLNLARSYRGHNCGRKESSTVQRIFHNVVIDNVIIVPHKFEGLFIAKGLGKKNFICTKNLVPGKVLCDDQLISVQNENDKTEVEYRVWNPRVSKLAAAVLGGLTNIWIKPGSRLLYLGDVCGSTVLQLSDLVGSDGLVYVIGLSDVVANTVEERLNVITLPGNYSFYKDDTTFRMADNSMCLGQDYHMVIGMVDVILGDIIYRNNYWQMSYIASYALHHLKTGGHYLISSRAKNINLSSQVKDPFADDEWLAFGRKMEFKTNELVMLESLGRGHVMTVGGYRMA, encoded by the exons ATGGATGATAAATTAACATCAAAGTTGAGGGAAAATCGTCGGCGTGTGGAAGAGAATTATATGAAAAATCGTTTTTGTCGTCCTGATATTTTCAAGCACAAAGCAGACGGTACTGCTGTTGATGAAGATACATCTAAACCGGGGAATAAG AGAAAAGCTCCCTCTCCCGCTCCATTCTTGAag tattattttctttttgaatttgcCTCGGGATATGCTCTTTTTGAAGTCCATGGAATGCATAAATTTCATGATGAATGGTTTAAAGTTTATGATAAATTCACTGAGTTCCGAGTGGCTGAGAAGTACATCAATAGCAACCCGTTTATTCTCATAGCTTTTTATCGCTTTTCATCTCCTGCGGACGCTCTCATTCAAATGAAGGCTATATGCAACT CAACTGTGACTAAGGAGCTGAAAGGTTTCATAGTAAATAGTCTTTCAGAATTAATATCCGGTTATCGGCTTGCAATTTCAAATGCTCTATTggcacataatatatataaagcaaCAGGGAAACTTATCATATGCGGTCAAGTAATTCAACATGTCATGCGTGGTTTGCGGGTGAAATTTGACAAATTCATTGTCGGCTTGGAG ctcGGAGACTTGAAAATGGCTCGACTTAATTTGGCACGCAGTTATCGGGGACATAATTGTGGGCGCAAAGAAAGTTCCACGGTGCAAAGAATTTTTCACAATGTTGTTATTGACAACGTTATAATTGTGCCACATAAATTTGAAGGGCTTTTTATCGCCAAGGGTTTGGGTAAAAAGAATTTTATCTGTACTAAAAATTTGGTACCTGGTAAAGTTCTTTGTGACGACCAATTAATATCTGTTCag AATGAGAATGATAAAACTGAAGTTGAGTACAGAGTATGGAATCCGCGTGTGTCAAAGTTAGCCGCTGCAGTACTCGGTGGTCTTACTAATAtatggatt aaaccCGGCTCTCGCCTTTTATACCTAGGAGATGTATGTGGAAGTACGGTTTTACAATTGTCTGATCTTGTCGGCTCG GATGGTTTGGTCTATGTAATTGGGTTGTCAGATGTTGTTGCAAACACGGTGGAGGAGAGGTTGAACGTTATAACACTTCCTggaaattattctttttataagGATGACACCACGTTTCGAATGGCAGATAACTCCATGTGCCTTGGACAGGATTACCACATGGTTATCGGTATGGTGGATGTGATCCTCGGTGATATCATTTATCGAAATAACTATTGGCAG ATGAGTTATATAGCTAGCTATGCTCTACACCATCTTAAAACAGGTGGTCATTACTTGATCTCTTCACgg gcaaaaaatattaatttgtctaGCCAAGTTAAAGATCCATTTGCAGACGATGAATGGCTTGCCTTTGGAAGGAAGATGGAGTTCAAGACAAATGAACTTGTCATGTTGGAATCGTTAGGGAGAGGGCATGTCATGACTGTTGGTGGTTACCGGATGGCATAG
- the LOC108198401 gene encoding xyloglucan galactosyltransferase MUR3, with protein sequence MCIFISNFGIGPIAPNFENILEDKGWYATDQFLLEVIFHNKMKRYKCLTNDSSSATAIFVPFYAGLDVSRYVLDGSNAQRDENSLRLAKWIVKTREWKKMQGRDHFSVLGRISIDFHRESEDRWGSKLLMLPDFNNMTFLNIESDSRSSNEFAIPYPTYFHPSSDIEVFQWQEKVQKLNRSYLYAFVGCRRPNIATSIRDQIIQQCISSYPRCKLLDCNTSDCNNPANVIKTFGKSVFCLQPAGDSYTRRSTFDSILAGCIPVFFHPRSAYTQYVWHLPDNSTKYSVLIDEEALRNENVKIEKILKEIPEHEVEAMRKEVIKLIPKIIYAHPRSSLRTFEDAFDIAVQNVVQRINSITKKERLEY encoded by the coding sequence ATGTGCATATTTATCTCCAATTTCGGAATCGGGCCTATTGctccaaattttgaaaatattcttgAGGATAAAGGTTGGTATGCAACTGACCAGTTTCTGTTAGAGGtcatttttcacaataaaatgaAAAGGTACAAGTGCTTGACTAATGATTCTTCTTCTGCTACTGCAATTTTTGTGCCATTTTATGCTGGTTTGGATGTGAGTCGATATGTGTTAGATGGATCAAATGCCCAAAGAGACGAAAATTCACTAAGGCTAGCAAAATGGATAGTGAAAACCCGTGAATGGAAAAAAATGCAAGGCCGTGATCATTTCTCTGTGCTGGGACGAATCTCTATTGATTTTCATCGAGAAAGTGAAGATAGATGGGGAAGTAAATTACTTATGTTGCCTGACTTCAACAACATGACTTTTCTCAACATTGAATCTGATTCACGGAGTAGTAACGAGTTTGCCATTCCTTATCCAACTTATTTTCACCCATCTAGTGATATTGAAGTTTTTCAATGGCAAGAAAAAGTCCAAAAATTGAATAGATCATATTTATATGCATTTGTTGGATGTCGAAGGCCTAATATAGCAACTTCAATTCGTGATCAAATCATTCAACAATGCATCTCTTCTTATCCGCGTTGTAAATTGCTTGATTGTAATACCAGTGATTGTAATAATCCTGCGAATGTGATAAAAACATTCGGAAAATCTGTATTCTGTTTACAACCTGCAGGTGATTCATATACAAGACGTTCAACATTTGACTCGATCCTAGCTGGTTGTATTCCGGTATTCTTTCATCCAAGATCTGCTTACACACAATATGTCTGGCATTTACCTGATAATAGCACAAAATATTCTGTGCTTATTGATGAGGAAGCCTTGCGTAATGAAAATGTGAAAATCGAGAAGATACTCAAGGAGATTCCTGAACATGAAGTGGAAGCAATGAGAAAAGAGGTGATCAAGTTAATCCCAAAGATTATATATGCTCATCCAAGGTCAAGCTTGAGGACATTTGAAGATGCATTTGACATAGCAGTACAAAATGTTGTTCAAAGAATAAATAGTATAACCAAAAAAGAGAGACTTGAGTATTGA